In Clupea harengus chromosome 4, Ch_v2.0.2, whole genome shotgun sequence, the genomic stretch ATTGAATGAGGACTGAGTGATGAGTTGAATTGAAGATAATGAACTCCGCCAGACATAGCAGTCATTTATCACTGGTGGTTTGTAATGTACTAGATAGTTACagctggggagaggagaaagatatgAAAGGACACCTGAGGTAAGACACcacaaaaatgtttaattaGATGGAAATTGCCAAGGGTGAATAATTTATGGCACTTGAAGGGAATTATTATTTGGGTGTGTCTGAAAAATACTCTGTGCCATTTCAAAGGCTGAGCTTGTAGTTTCCCTGAAGTGGCTTGCAAGGGGCAATGCTGTTCGTgagagacaaagggaaagaAGCTAACGAGAATCACACGTAACAATCTCACACTTGTATGACTGTGGTTGATCTTGCTCCAACCGTCAAACCTACAATAGACTGCTACGAGGACCGAGCAGGCAAAtcctcattctcttcctcttccccctcctcttcctcctcctttccgGATGacgtggaggagaagaggaatgtGTCAACTTGCACCTCTTCCTCGTCTGATTGGATGACAGGAGTGTCTGCCCCACCCTCACTTGTGTCTAGGCTGTCTGGATCAGTAGAGCCCGTAGACCCGGATGACCCTCGGTTCTTAGAACCAGGGCGGCGCCTGATTGATCCCTGAGGGCCCACTCCGTCCTTGTAGACCAACTCATTCTCGttctcatcttcatcttcatcatcttcgtcGTACACCTCtggcaaacacagaaacacacagaacccATACACTACTGAACTCATAAACAACTGGCTTGGATGTGAtagtatattaaatatatatttagtgAAAAAACTGTTTTGCTTAATATTGCACTGCATGTGACATTCAAAGGGGGGGGAGCTGAAACCTGTAATAACTGTAACACGTATGGGACAGAGGAGCTACACTAAAAGGCATTTTGTTTACCAGACAACCAGCTCTCATTCCTCCCCCACATTTAGTCTAATGTTGATGTCGCTTTATAGATACAAATTGTAGACCGGACTGGTGAGCATTCCGCAATTGGATTATTTGCTGATCTATTGCTTGCTTT encodes the following:
- the LOC116220290 gene encoding dysbindin-like isoform X2 codes for the protein MDTAQHLKLRERQRFFEEVLQHDVDVYLATSHLQIDNRKPPMGSISSMEVNVDLLEQMDLMDISDHEALDVFLNSGSDTGPPASPLPEVYDEDDEDEDENENELVYKDGVGPQGSIRRRPGSKNRGSSGSTGSTDPDSLDTSEGGADTPVIQSDEEEVQVDTFLFSSTSSGKEEEEEGEEEENEDLPARSS